From a single Aricia agestis chromosome 17, ilAriAges1.1, whole genome shotgun sequence genomic region:
- the LOC121735619 gene encoding kinesin-like protein unc-104 isoform X2 has translation MSSVKVAVRVRPFNSREIARDCKCIIEMSGNTTVILNPKLPPNNKEGAKSFNFDFSYWSHNPSDPEFSSQIMVYKDIGEEMLQHAFDGYNICIFAYGQTGAGKSYTMMGRGEDGQEGIIPQICKDLFRRIRQTTSDDLTYSVEVSYMEIYCERVRDLLNPKNKGNLRVREHPALGPYVEDLSKLAVMSYQDIYDLIDEGNKARTVAATNMNETSSRSHAVFTIFFTQQRHDKTTNLVSEKVSKISLVDLAGSERADSTGAKGTRLKEGANINKSLTTLGKVISALAEIASKSKKSKKADFIPYRDSVLTWLLRENLGGNSKTAMIAAISPADINYDETLSTLRYADRAKQIVCKAVVNEDANAKLIRELKEEILKLRELLKAEGIDVAEGPDGRVVYEKKEPPTTEENASPMRKKSEGEVLSPKLSRAATTIAEEAVDQLQASEKLIAELNETWEEKLKRTEQIRVQREAVFAEMGLAVKEGITVGVYSPKKTPHLVNLNEDPNLSECLIYYIKDGVTRLGTAEANVPQDIQLSGSHILSEHCIFENTDGVICLIPHRGALVYVNGREVEEPIILKTGSRVILGKNHVFRFTHPGQPREERVISNKDKELNETEREQSNTETEVASDIETVDWDYAQCELLEKQGIDLKAEMRKRLVALEEQFKREKEHADQQFEEQRKNYEARIDALQRQVEEQSVTMSMYSSYTPEDFHNDEDIFVNPLFETECWSAREVGLAAWAFRKWKYHQFTSLRDDLWGNAIFLKEANAISVELRKKVQFQFTLLTDTPYSPLPPELAPRDDDHEYRPGAPTVVAVEVTDTKNGATHYWTLEKLRHRLELMRAIYNMNESAYADEDAPPARTDADAYARPDAPLAQCISACANNTRLSLANLLPSRQRLELMREMYHNEAELSPTSPEHNIESVTGGDPFYDRFPWFRLVGRSFVYLSNLLYPVPLIHKVAIVNEKGDVKGYLRVAVQAVLDAEKNVCYVDNAEFAAGVKQSAKISFDDDIAPTRSRLKALTNVDKNNALNLEDRTEQDSNIKIEELAATECDADSGRGDSSLASELKEEDLPDHLTLGKEFTFRVTVLQAHSVSADYADVFCQFNFLHRNEDAFSTEPVKNAGKNTPLGFYHVQNITVPVTKSFVDYIKSQPIVFEVFGHYQQHPLHKDAKQDGVGGRLPPRRMLPPSLPISAPVRSPKWGAAAVAPPCCSSHLHSKHDLLVWFEICELAPNGEYVPAVVEHSDELPCRGLFLLHQGIQRRIRITILHEPSGDLHWSDVRELVVGRIRNTPEANEDTTDGDEDSALSLGLFPGERPTLDDRAVFRFEAAWDSSLHGSPLLNRVSGNGEVVYITLSAYLEVENCGRPAIITKDLSVVVVGRDSRIGAGRSLRRALFGSKAARADRLTGLYELSLHRALEPGVQRRQRRVLDTSGTYVRGEENLHGWRPRGDSLIFDHQRRIWRKLVYDWPLDIIDKFQWELEKMTRLEQVSRTRHFLALRERLRHGHENTVTPNDFTKTEKEVSNMAAKAAAECGHAREDVYEPWEMTPRERELATKYIKLIQGRIGHKEVETAVSPATPVDEGVSADISTPSLLSSIHSASSFELCSPERAMLERAAGWGGGAATTVGGALYVPECEEVRVSAAVARRGYLNVLQHGTHGWKKRWLVVRRPYVFMYRDERDPVERAVINLANAHVEYSEDQEQMVRMPNTFSVVSKERGYLLQTLGDKEVHDWLYAINPLLAGQIRCATGRGQRGAGRGSRAARGARGARRTHETASQWSLSSFFKSVAEARISHRPLRATRSLPRY, from the exons GCTACAACATATGCATATTCGCGTACGGACAAACTGGCGCGGGCAAGTCCTACACGATGATGGGCCGCGGCGAGGACGGCCAGGAGGGCATCATCCCGCAGATCTGCAAGGACCTCTTCCGCCGCATCCGGCAGACCACGTCAGATGACCTCACTTACTCG GTGGAAGTATCCTACATGGAGATATACTGCGAGCGAGTGCGTGATCTGCTCAACCCTAAGAACAAGGGCAACCTGAGGGTCCGCGAGCACCCCGCCCTCGGCCCTTACGTGGAGGACCTCAGCAAGCTCGCCGTCATGTCCTACCAGGATATATACGACCTTATTGACGAGGGGAATAAGGCCAG GACTGTAGCAGCAACCAACATGAACGAGACGTCGTCCCGCTCGCACGCGGTGTTCACCATCTTCTTCACGCAGCAGCGACACGACAAGACCACCAACTTGGTCTCAGAGAAG GTATCCAAGATCTCCCTAGTGGATCTGGCCGGGTCTGAGCGGGCTGACTCCACCGGCGCCAAGGGCACGCGGCTGAAGGAGGGCGCCAACATCAACAAGTCACTCACCACGCTCGGCAAAGTCATATCCGCGCTCGCTGAGATC GCATCAAAAAGCAAGAAATCTAAGAAGGCGGACTTCATACCTTACCGTGACTCGGTTCTAACATGGCTTCTACGTGAGAATCTCGGCGGCAACTCCAAAACCGCCATGATAGCGGCCATATCACCCGCTGATATTAACTACGACGAGACGCTGAGTACATTGAG GTACGCGGATCGCGCCAAACAGATCGTCTGCAAGGCGGTCGTCAATGAGGACGCCAACGCCAAACTCATTCGAGAACTCAAGGAGGAGATACTCAAACTGCGCGAGCTGCTCAAGGCGGAGGGCATAGACGTCGCTGAAG GACCCGATGGTAGAGTCGTTTATGAAAAGAAAGAACCGCCTACCA CAGAGGAGAACGCGTCGCCGATGCGCAAGAAGAGCGAGGGCGAGGTGCTGTCGCCGAAGCTGTCGCGAGCCGCCACCACCATCGCCGAGGAGGCGGTCGACCAGCTGCAGGCTTCGGAGAAGCTTATTGCAG AACTAAACGAGACTTGGGAGGAGAAGCTCAAACGCACGGAACAGATACGAGTGCAGCGCGAGGCCGTTTTTGCTGAGATGGGTCTAGCTGTGAAGGAGGGTATAACAGTCGGTGTATACTCGCCCAAGAAGACTCCACATCTTGTCAACTTGAATGAGGACCCGAATTTGTCGGAATGCCTCATTTATTATATCAAGGATG GTGTGACCCGGCTCGGTACAGCTGAGGCCAACGTGCCCCAAGACATCCAGCTATCTGGCTCACACATACTTAGCGAGCACTGCATATTCGAGAACACGGACGGCGTCATCTGCCTCATACCGCACCGCGGCGCGCTCGTGTACGTCAACGGCCGAGAG GTGGAGGAGCCGATAATCCTGAAGACCGGTTCCCGGGTGATCCTGGGCAAGAACCACGTGTTCCGGTTCACGCACCCCGGCCAGCCGCGAGAGGAGCGCGTCATCAGCAACAAGGACAAGGAGCTCAATGAGACGGAGAGGGAACAGAGCAATACTGAGACTGAAG TCGCGAGCGACATAGAGACAGTAGACTGGGACTACGCGCAGTGCGAACTGCTGGAGAAACAGGGCATAGACCTGAAGGCCGAGATGAGGAAGCGCCTCGTCGCCCTCGAGGAGCAGTTCAAGAGAGAGAAGGAACATGCAGACCAGCAGTTTGAGGAACAGAGAAAG AACTACGAAGCCCGCATCGATGCACTCCAGCGTCAGGTGGAGGAGCAGAGCGTCACCATGTCTATGTACAGCTCCTACACGCCGGAAGACTTCCACAATGATGAAGACATATTCG TGAATCCCCTGTTTGAGACAGAGTGTTGGTCGGCGCGCGAGGTGGGGCTGGCGGCGTGGGCGTTCCGCAAGTGGAAGTACCACCAGTTCACCTCGCTGAGGGATGACCTGTGGGGCAACGCTATCTTCCTCAAG GAGGCGAACGCAATCTCCGTGGAGCTCCGCAAGAAGGTCCAATTCCAGTTCACCCTACTCACGGACACGCCCTACTCGCCCCTCCCACCGGAACTCGCGCCGCGCGACGACGACCACGAGTACCGCCCCGGTGCGCCCACTGTGGTCGCCGTAGAGGTTACTGATACGAAGAACGGGGCTACGCATTATTGGACGCTGGAGAAGTTGCG CCATCGCCTGGAGCTCATGCGCGCGATATACAACATGAACGAGAGCGCGTACGCAGACGAGGACGCTCCGCCCGCACGCACGGACGCAGACGCGTACGCACGGCCGGACGCGCCGCTCGCGCAGTGCATATCTGCGTGCGCGAATAACACAAGACTATCGCTTGCCAATCTCCTGCCCTCGAG ACAACGTCTCGAGCTGATGCGCGAGATGTATCACAACGAGGCGGAGCTGTCGCCGACGTCGCCAGAGCACAACATCGAGTCGGTGACCGGCGGCGATCCATTCTACGACCGGTTCCCCTGGTTCCGTCTGGTTGGACG GAGCTTCGTGTACCTATCGAACCTGCTGTACCCGGTCCCGCTCATTCACAAGGTGGCCATCGTGAACGAGAAAGGAGACGTTAAGGGTTACCTGCGCGTCGCCGTGCAGGCCGTGCTCGACGCTGAAAAGA ATGTCTGCTACGTAGACAACGCGGAATTCGCGGCGGGCGTCAAACAGTCCGCCAAGATATCGTTCGACGACGATATCGCTCCGACGCGCTCACGACTGAAGGCGCTAACGAATGTCGACAAGAACAATGCTCTGAATCTCGAAGACAGGACCGAACAGGACTCTAATATCAAGATTGAGG AACTAGCAGCTACCGAGTGCGACGCCGACAGCGGGCGCGGGGACAGCTCCCTGGCGTCGGAGCTGAAGGAGGAGGACCTGCCCGACCACCTCACCCTGGGCAAGGAGTTCACCTTCCGCGTGACAGTGCTGCAGGCGCACAGCGTGTCGGCTGACTATGCTGATGTGTTCTGCCAGTTCAA TTTCTTACACAGGAACGAGGACGCATTTTCCACAGAGCCCGTCAAGAACGCTGGAAAGAACACCCCTCTTGGATTCTACCACGTACAAAAC ATCACAGTTCCAGTAACGAAGTCATTCGTGGACTACATCAAGTCTCAGCCGATTGTTTTCGAAGTATTCGGTCACTACCAACAACACCCACTGCATAAG GACGCGAAACAAGACGGCGTGGGGGGTCGATTACCCCCTCGCCGCATGCTGCCCCCCTCTCTGCCGATATCGGCGCCGGTCCGCAGCCCCAAGTGGGGCGCGGCCGCCGTGGCCCCGCCCTGCTGCTCCTCCCACCTTCACTCCAAACACGACCTGCTCGTCTGGTTCGAGATCTGCGAGCTCGCGCCCAATGGAGAATATGTGCCGGCG GTGGTGGAGCACAGCGACGAGTTACCCTGCCGCGGACTGTTCCTGCTGCACCAGGGCATACAGCGGCGCATACGCATCACGATACTGCACGAACCCTCCGGTGATCTTCACTGGAGCGACGTGAGGGAACTCGTTGTTG GACGTATCAGAAACACACCCGAGGCTAACGAGGATACGACGGACGGGGACGAGGACAGCGCACTGTCGCTCGGCCTGTTCCCCGGAGAACGACCCACGCTGGACGACAGGGCGGTGTTCCG ATTCGAAGCGGCATGGGACAGCAGCTTGCACGGCTCACCGCTGCTCAACAGAGTTAGCGGCAACGGCGAGGTCGTCTACATCACGCTTAGTGCTTATCTCGAG GTGGAAAACTGTGGTCGACCAGCTATCATCACCAAGGATCTATCAGTGGTGGTCGTCGGGCGCGATTCTCGCATCGGCGCTGGGCGATCGCTCCGTCGCGCGCTCTTTGGCTCCAAGGCGGCACGCGCTGACCGCCTCACCGGGCTATACGAGTTGAGTCTTCACCGCGCGCTGGAGCCCG GTGTACAACGTCGTCAGAGACGAGTGCTCGACACAAGTGGCACTTATGTGCGAGGTGAAGAGAACTTGCACGGTTGGCGCCCTAGGGGCGACTCCCTCATATTCGACCACCAG AGGCGTATCTGGCGCAAACTGGTCTATGATTGGCCGCTGGACATTATCGATAAATTTCAG TGGGAGCTAGAGAAGATGACTCGACTGGAGCAAGTGAGCCGGACACGTCACTTCCTGGCGCTGCGCGAGCGCCTGCGTCACGGACACGAGAATACCGTCACACCCAACGACTTTACGAAGACAGAGAAG GAGGTGAGCAACATGGCGGCTAAGGCGGCCGCGGAGTGCGGTCACGCACGCGAGGATGTATACGAGCCGTGGGAGATGACGCCGCGCGAACGGGAACTCGCCACCAAATACATTAAACTTATACAGG GGAGGATAGGTCACAAGGAGGTGGAGACCGCGGTGTCGCCCGCCACGCCCGTTGACGAGGGCGTGTCCGCCGACATCAGCACGCCCAGCCTGCTCTCCTCCATACACAGCGCCAGCAGCTTCGA GCTATGTTCCCCGGAGCGCGCCATGCTGGAGCGCGCGGCGGGCTGGGGCGGGGGCGCCGCGACGACGGTAGGCGGGGCGCTGTACGTGCCCGAGTGCGAGGAGGTGCGCGTGTCCGCCGCCGTCGCGCGCCGCGGGTACCTCAACGTGCTGCAGCACGGCACGCACGGCTGGAAGAAGCGGTGGCTG GTGGTCCGCCGGCCGTACGTGTTCATGTACCGCGACGAGCGCGACCCGGTGGAGCGCGCGGTCATCAACCTCGCCAACGCGCACGTCGAGTACTCCGAGGACCAGGAGCAGATGGTGCGGATGCCGAATACTTTCAG TGTGGTGAGCAAGGAGCGCGGGTACCTGCTGCAGACTCTCGGTGACAAGGAGGTGCACGACTGGCTGTACGCCATCAACCCCCTGCTCGCCGGACAGATCAG GTGTGCAACAGGTCGCGGTcagcgcggcgcggggcgggggtcgcgggcggcgcggggggcgcgggggGCCAGGCGGACGCATGAGACAGCCTCACAATGGAGTCTATCCTCGTTTTTTAAGAGCGTCGCCGAAGCCAGGATATCGCACAGGCCGCTTAGAGCGACGCGCTCCCTACCCAGATATTGA
- the LOC121735619 gene encoding kinesin-like protein unc-104 isoform X13, translated as MSSVKVAVRVRPFNSREIARDCKCIIEMSGNTTVILNPKLPPNNKEGAKSFNFDFSYWSHNPSDPEFSSQIMVYKDIGEEMLQHAFDGYNICIFAYGQTGAGKSYTMMGRGEDGQEGIIPQICKDLFRRIRQTTSDDLTYSVEVSYMEIYCERVRDLLNPKNKGNLRVREHPALGPYVEDLSKLAVMSYQDIYDLIDEGNKARTVAATNMNETSSRSHAVFTIFFTQQRHDKTTNLVSEKVSKISLVDLAGSERADSTGAKGTRLKEGANINKSLTTLGKVISALAEISASKSKKSKKADFIPYRDSVLTWLLRENLGGNSKTAMIAAISPADINYDETLSTLRYADRAKQIVCKAVVNEDANAKLIRELKEEILKLRELLKAEGIDVAEGPDGRVVYEKKEPPTTEENASPMRKKSEGEVLSPKLSRAATTIAEEAVDQLQASEKLIAELNETWEEKLKRTEQIRVQREAVFAEMGLAVKEGITVGVYSPKKTPHLVNLNEDPNLSECLIYYIKDGVTRLGTAEANVPQDIQLSGSHILSEHCIFENTDGVICLIPHRGALVYVNGREVEEPIILKTGSRVILGKNHVFRFTHPGQPREERVISNKDKELNETEREQSNTETEVASDIETVDWDYAQCELLEKQGIDLKAEMRKRLVALEEQFKREKEHADQQFEEQRKNYEARIDALQRQVEEQSVTMSMYSSYTPEDFHNDEDIFVNPLFETECWSAREVGLAAWAFRKWKYHQFTSLRDDLWGNAIFLKEANAISVELRKKVQFQFTLLTDTPYSPLPPELAPRDDDHEYRPGAPTVVAVEVTDTKNGATHYWTLEKLRQRLELMREMYHNEAELSPTSPEHNIESVTGGDPFYDRFPWFRLVGRSFVYLSNLLYPVPLIHKVAIVNEKGDVKGYLRVAVQAVLDAEKNVCYVDNAEFAAGVKQSAKISFDDDIAPTRSRLKALTNVDKNNALNLEDRTEQDSNIKIEELAATECDADSGRGDSSLASELKEEDLPDHLTLGKEFTFRVTVLQAHSVSADYADVFCQFNFLHRNEDAFSTEPVKNAGKNTPLGFYHVQNITVPVTKSFVDYIKSQPIVFEVFGHYQQHPLHKDAKQDGVGGRLPPRRMLPPSLPISAPVRSPKWGAAAVAPPCCSSHLHSKHDLLVWFEICELAPNGEYVPAVVEHSDELPCRGLFLLHQGIQRRIRITILHEPSGDLHWSDVRELVVGRIRNTPEANEDTTDGDEDSALSLGLFPGERPTLDDRAVFRFEAAWDSSLHGSPLLNRVSGNGEVVYITLSAYLEVENCGRPAIITKDLSVVVVGRDSRIGAGRSLRRALFGSKAARADRLTGLYELSLHRALEPGVQRRQRRVLDTSGTYVRGEENLHGWRPRGDSLIFDHQWELEKMTRLEQVSRTRHFLALRERLRHGHENTVTPNDFTKTEKEVSNMAAKAAAECGHAREDVYEPWEMTPRERELATKYIKLIQGRIGHKEVETAVSPATPVDEGVSADISTPSLLSSIHSASSFELCSPERAMLERAAGWGGGAATTVGGALYVPECEEVRVSAAVARRGYLNVLQHGTHGWKKRWLVVRRPYVFMYRDERDPVERAVINLANAHVEYSEDQEQMVRMPNTFSVVSKERGYLLQTLGDKEVHDWLYAINPLLAGQIRCATGRGQRGAGRGSRAARGARGARRTHETASQWSLSSFFKSVAEARISHRPLRATRSLPRY; from the exons GCTACAACATATGCATATTCGCGTACGGACAAACTGGCGCGGGCAAGTCCTACACGATGATGGGCCGCGGCGAGGACGGCCAGGAGGGCATCATCCCGCAGATCTGCAAGGACCTCTTCCGCCGCATCCGGCAGACCACGTCAGATGACCTCACTTACTCG GTGGAAGTATCCTACATGGAGATATACTGCGAGCGAGTGCGTGATCTGCTCAACCCTAAGAACAAGGGCAACCTGAGGGTCCGCGAGCACCCCGCCCTCGGCCCTTACGTGGAGGACCTCAGCAAGCTCGCCGTCATGTCCTACCAGGATATATACGACCTTATTGACGAGGGGAATAAGGCCAG GACTGTAGCAGCAACCAACATGAACGAGACGTCGTCCCGCTCGCACGCGGTGTTCACCATCTTCTTCACGCAGCAGCGACACGACAAGACCACCAACTTGGTCTCAGAGAAG GTATCCAAGATCTCCCTAGTGGATCTGGCCGGGTCTGAGCGGGCTGACTCCACCGGCGCCAAGGGCACGCGGCTGAAGGAGGGCGCCAACATCAACAAGTCACTCACCACGCTCGGCAAAGTCATATCCGCGCTCGCTGAGATC TCG GCATCAAAAAGCAAGAAATCTAAGAAGGCGGACTTCATACCTTACCGTGACTCGGTTCTAACATGGCTTCTACGTGAGAATCTCGGCGGCAACTCCAAAACCGCCATGATAGCGGCCATATCACCCGCTGATATTAACTACGACGAGACGCTGAGTACATTGAG GTACGCGGATCGCGCCAAACAGATCGTCTGCAAGGCGGTCGTCAATGAGGACGCCAACGCCAAACTCATTCGAGAACTCAAGGAGGAGATACTCAAACTGCGCGAGCTGCTCAAGGCGGAGGGCATAGACGTCGCTGAAG GACCCGATGGTAGAGTCGTTTATGAAAAGAAAGAACCGCCTACCA CAGAGGAGAACGCGTCGCCGATGCGCAAGAAGAGCGAGGGCGAGGTGCTGTCGCCGAAGCTGTCGCGAGCCGCCACCACCATCGCCGAGGAGGCGGTCGACCAGCTGCAGGCTTCGGAGAAGCTTATTGCAG AACTAAACGAGACTTGGGAGGAGAAGCTCAAACGCACGGAACAGATACGAGTGCAGCGCGAGGCCGTTTTTGCTGAGATGGGTCTAGCTGTGAAGGAGGGTATAACAGTCGGTGTATACTCGCCCAAGAAGACTCCACATCTTGTCAACTTGAATGAGGACCCGAATTTGTCGGAATGCCTCATTTATTATATCAAGGATG GTGTGACCCGGCTCGGTACAGCTGAGGCCAACGTGCCCCAAGACATCCAGCTATCTGGCTCACACATACTTAGCGAGCACTGCATATTCGAGAACACGGACGGCGTCATCTGCCTCATACCGCACCGCGGCGCGCTCGTGTACGTCAACGGCCGAGAG GTGGAGGAGCCGATAATCCTGAAGACCGGTTCCCGGGTGATCCTGGGCAAGAACCACGTGTTCCGGTTCACGCACCCCGGCCAGCCGCGAGAGGAGCGCGTCATCAGCAACAAGGACAAGGAGCTCAATGAGACGGAGAGGGAACAGAGCAATACTGAGACTGAAG TCGCGAGCGACATAGAGACAGTAGACTGGGACTACGCGCAGTGCGAACTGCTGGAGAAACAGGGCATAGACCTGAAGGCCGAGATGAGGAAGCGCCTCGTCGCCCTCGAGGAGCAGTTCAAGAGAGAGAAGGAACATGCAGACCAGCAGTTTGAGGAACAGAGAAAG AACTACGAAGCCCGCATCGATGCACTCCAGCGTCAGGTGGAGGAGCAGAGCGTCACCATGTCTATGTACAGCTCCTACACGCCGGAAGACTTCCACAATGATGAAGACATATTCG TGAATCCCCTGTTTGAGACAGAGTGTTGGTCGGCGCGCGAGGTGGGGCTGGCGGCGTGGGCGTTCCGCAAGTGGAAGTACCACCAGTTCACCTCGCTGAGGGATGACCTGTGGGGCAACGCTATCTTCCTCAAG GAGGCGAACGCAATCTCCGTGGAGCTCCGCAAGAAGGTCCAATTCCAGTTCACCCTACTCACGGACACGCCCTACTCGCCCCTCCCACCGGAACTCGCGCCGCGCGACGACGACCACGAGTACCGCCCCGGTGCGCCCACTGTGGTCGCCGTAGAGGTTACTGATACGAAGAACGGGGCTACGCATTATTGGACGCTGGAGAAGTTGCG ACAACGTCTCGAGCTGATGCGCGAGATGTATCACAACGAGGCGGAGCTGTCGCCGACGTCGCCAGAGCACAACATCGAGTCGGTGACCGGCGGCGATCCATTCTACGACCGGTTCCCCTGGTTCCGTCTGGTTGGACG GAGCTTCGTGTACCTATCGAACCTGCTGTACCCGGTCCCGCTCATTCACAAGGTGGCCATCGTGAACGAGAAAGGAGACGTTAAGGGTTACCTGCGCGTCGCCGTGCAGGCCGTGCTCGACGCTGAAAAGA ATGTCTGCTACGTAGACAACGCGGAATTCGCGGCGGGCGTCAAACAGTCCGCCAAGATATCGTTCGACGACGATATCGCTCCGACGCGCTCACGACTGAAGGCGCTAACGAATGTCGACAAGAACAATGCTCTGAATCTCGAAGACAGGACCGAACAGGACTCTAATATCAAGATTGAGG AACTAGCAGCTACCGAGTGCGACGCCGACAGCGGGCGCGGGGACAGCTCCCTGGCGTCGGAGCTGAAGGAGGAGGACCTGCCCGACCACCTCACCCTGGGCAAGGAGTTCACCTTCCGCGTGACAGTGCTGCAGGCGCACAGCGTGTCGGCTGACTATGCTGATGTGTTCTGCCAGTTCAA TTTCTTACACAGGAACGAGGACGCATTTTCCACAGAGCCCGTCAAGAACGCTGGAAAGAACACCCCTCTTGGATTCTACCACGTACAAAAC ATCACAGTTCCAGTAACGAAGTCATTCGTGGACTACATCAAGTCTCAGCCGATTGTTTTCGAAGTATTCGGTCACTACCAACAACACCCACTGCATAAG GACGCGAAACAAGACGGCGTGGGGGGTCGATTACCCCCTCGCCGCATGCTGCCCCCCTCTCTGCCGATATCGGCGCCGGTCCGCAGCCCCAAGTGGGGCGCGGCCGCCGTGGCCCCGCCCTGCTGCTCCTCCCACCTTCACTCCAAACACGACCTGCTCGTCTGGTTCGAGATCTGCGAGCTCGCGCCCAATGGAGAATATGTGCCGGCG GTGGTGGAGCACAGCGACGAGTTACCCTGCCGCGGACTGTTCCTGCTGCACCAGGGCATACAGCGGCGCATACGCATCACGATACTGCACGAACCCTCCGGTGATCTTCACTGGAGCGACGTGAGGGAACTCGTTGTTG GACGTATCAGAAACACACCCGAGGCTAACGAGGATACGACGGACGGGGACGAGGACAGCGCACTGTCGCTCGGCCTGTTCCCCGGAGAACGACCCACGCTGGACGACAGGGCGGTGTTCCG ATTCGAAGCGGCATGGGACAGCAGCTTGCACGGCTCACCGCTGCTCAACAGAGTTAGCGGCAACGGCGAGGTCGTCTACATCACGCTTAGTGCTTATCTCGAG GTGGAAAACTGTGGTCGACCAGCTATCATCACCAAGGATCTATCAGTGGTGGTCGTCGGGCGCGATTCTCGCATCGGCGCTGGGCGATCGCTCCGTCGCGCGCTCTTTGGCTCCAAGGCGGCACGCGCTGACCGCCTCACCGGGCTATACGAGTTGAGTCTTCACCGCGCGCTGGAGCCCG GTGTACAACGTCGTCAGAGACGAGTGCTCGACACAAGTGGCACTTATGTGCGAGGTGAAGAGAACTTGCACGGTTGGCGCCCTAGGGGCGACTCCCTCATATTCGACCACCAG TGGGAGCTAGAGAAGATGACTCGACTGGAGCAAGTGAGCCGGACACGTCACTTCCTGGCGCTGCGCGAGCGCCTGCGTCACGGACACGAGAATACCGTCACACCCAACGACTTTACGAAGACAGAGAAG GAGGTGAGCAACATGGCGGCTAAGGCGGCCGCGGAGTGCGGTCACGCACGCGAGGATGTATACGAGCCGTGGGAGATGACGCCGCGCGAACGGGAACTCGCCACCAAATACATTAAACTTATACAGG GGAGGATAGGTCACAAGGAGGTGGAGACCGCGGTGTCGCCCGCCACGCCCGTTGACGAGGGCGTGTCCGCCGACATCAGCACGCCCAGCCTGCTCTCCTCCATACACAGCGCCAGCAGCTTCGA GCTATGTTCCCCGGAGCGCGCCATGCTGGAGCGCGCGGCGGGCTGGGGCGGGGGCGCCGCGACGACGGTAGGCGGGGCGCTGTACGTGCCCGAGTGCGAGGAGGTGCGCGTGTCCGCCGCCGTCGCGCGCCGCGGGTACCTCAACGTGCTGCAGCACGGCACGCACGGCTGGAAGAAGCGGTGGCTG GTGGTCCGCCGGCCGTACGTGTTCATGTACCGCGACGAGCGCGACCCGGTGGAGCGCGCGGTCATCAACCTCGCCAACGCGCACGTCGAGTACTCCGAGGACCAGGAGCAGATGGTGCGGATGCCGAATACTTTCAG TGTGGTGAGCAAGGAGCGCGGGTACCTGCTGCAGACTCTCGGTGACAAGGAGGTGCACGACTGGCTGTACGCCATCAACCCCCTGCTCGCCGGACAGATCAG GTGTGCAACAGGTCGCGGTcagcgcggcgcggggcgggggtcgcgggcggcgcggggggcgcgggggGCCAGGCGGACGCATGAGACAGCCTCACAATGGAGTCTATCCTCGTTTTTTAAGAGCGTCGCCGAAGCCAGGATATCGCACAGGCCGCTTAGAGCGACGCGCTCCCTACCCAGATATTGA